In a single window of the Streptomyces sp. NBC_00353 genome:
- a CDS encoding DUF6131 family protein, which produces MIVLGVILLVIGFLFGISILWTIGIILAVIGVVLWILGAMGHAVAGRRHYW; this is translated from the coding sequence GTGATTGTTCTCGGAGTCATCTTGCTTGTCATCGGGTTCCTGTTCGGCATCTCCATCCTGTGGACAATCGGGATTATCCTCGCCGTGATCGGGGTTGTCCTTTGGATCCTTGGAGCGATGGGACACGCGGTCGCCGGTCGAAGGCACTATTGGTAG